One stretch of Lacimicrobium alkaliphilum DNA includes these proteins:
- the trhA gene encoding PAQR family membrane homeostasis protein TrhA, translating into MDVIDIPGFGDPFSSISHLLAALLALILGIGLIRQALGQPVRVVTVCIYVFTVVFLLSMSGVFHLLDPGTTGRAVLKRLDHAGIFLLIAGTFTPIHAIIFRGFWRWGFLTLIWGLAITGLTLKTIYFSDFAEWLGLLFYIGLGWMGIASAYLTHQMHGFGIIRPLFFGALAYTLGATLDFLRVPVLIPGVLGPHELFHIAVLAGIAWHWKFVKTLLTSPDNKGPVQR; encoded by the coding sequence ATGGATGTGATAGATATTCCCGGTTTTGGCGACCCCTTCAGCTCCATCAGCCATTTACTGGCCGCGTTACTGGCCCTGATACTTGGGATTGGGCTTATCCGCCAGGCGCTGGGGCAACCGGTGCGTGTGGTGACGGTGTGTATTTATGTATTCACCGTGGTGTTTTTACTCTCGATGAGTGGTGTGTTCCACTTGCTGGACCCCGGCACAACCGGGCGGGCGGTGCTAAAACGGCTCGATCATGCCGGTATCTTTCTGTTGATCGCGGGCACCTTTACCCCCATCCACGCCATCATCTTCCGTGGTTTCTGGCGTTGGGGCTTTCTGACCTTAATCTGGGGCCTTGCCATTACCGGACTGACTCTGAAGACCATCTACTTTAGTGATTTTGCCGAATGGCTGGGGCTGCTGTTCTATATTGGTCTTGGCTGGATGGGCATTGCGTCGGCTTATCTTACCCACCAAATGCATGGCTTTGGCATTATCCGGCCGCTGTTTTTCGGAGCCCTTGCCTACACTCTGGGCGCAACGCTGGATTTCCTGCGTGTGCCGGTGCTGATCCCCGGCGTGCTGGGGCCCCATGAACTCTTCCATATTGCGGTTCTGGCAGGCATTGCCTGGCACTGGAAGTTTGTAAAAACACTGCTGACATCGCCGGATAACAAGGGCCCTGTTCAGAGGTAA
- a CDS encoding Dam family site-specific DNA-(adenine-N6)-methyltransferase, with amino-acid sequence MDNKKSRAFLKWAGGKYSLVSEIRSLLPDGERLIEPFVGAGSVFLNTDYKDYLLNDINPDLINLYQILQQKPEDYIADARTLFTPDNNNPEHYYGVREEFNLSDDTYQRSVLFLYLNRFGYNGLCRYNLSGKFNVPFGRYKRPYFPEAELYNFAEKARHATFVCKPFADVFSLAQKGDIIYCDPPYAPISATANFTGYATAGFSLAEQSRLADCAARTAQQHGIPVLISNHDTKLTRQMYQGASLKELKVGRYISQKGHARAKVDELLALYQA; translated from the coding sequence ATGGATAATAAGAAAAGCCGGGCCTTTCTGAAGTGGGCCGGTGGCAAATACAGTCTGGTCAGTGAAATACGTTCCCTTCTTCCCGATGGCGAGAGGCTGATAGAGCCTTTTGTTGGCGCCGGTTCTGTGTTTCTCAATACCGACTACAAAGACTACCTGCTCAACGATATCAACCCCGATCTGATTAACCTGTATCAGATACTCCAGCAAAAGCCGGAAGACTATATTGCTGACGCCAGAACCCTGTTTACCCCGGACAATAATAACCCTGAGCATTACTACGGGGTGCGTGAGGAGTTTAACCTCAGCGATGATACCTATCAGCGCTCCGTGCTGTTTTTGTACCTGAACCGCTTCGGTTACAACGGCCTGTGCCGCTATAACCTTTCCGGTAAGTTCAACGTGCCCTTTGGCAGATATAAACGGCCTTATTTCCCTGAGGCCGAGCTTTATAATTTTGCCGAAAAAGCCCGCCACGCTACCTTTGTCTGTAAGCCTTTCGCGGATGTGTTCAGCCTCGCCCAAAAAGGGGATATTATCTATTGCGATCCGCCTTATGCGCCAATAAGTGCCACTGCTAATTTTACCGGTTATGCCACCGCTGGTTTTAGTCTGGCGGAGCAAAGCCGGCTGGCAGATTGTGCGGCCCGCACCGCACAGCAGCATGGGATCCCAGTACTGATCAGTAACCATGATACCAAGCTGACCCGGCAGATGTACCAGGGCGCCAGCCTTAAAGAATTAAAAGTAGGGCGTTATATCAGCCAGAAAGGCCATGCCCGCGCCAAGGTGGACGAACTGCTGGCCCTGTATCAGGCTTAA
- a CDS encoding SEL1-like repeat protein gives MLFRYFFLYLVVFLLSSCSSNLRTYDGHDGESKEGERTKSSSSPLDPKMMKNWKREIKSFYDSSPTLNIAPYIVAITSIEDSVLSGDCKAASIPELDKLLSLNPSSLVANYLLGECSENSSAPRFRQNAFEIYQTLASVKKGLSPERAIEIREVLEAPLILSFMGVDFYDIELIEHKDFFLYKLHTFNPHSKKMEHRYFSNKKLFSDFGLNDISVLDEEEDYNSLPLVLYFSQIYPFLDKLFARNFLAQGEYAAVINILESNSKESSISSSLLAEAYMKNDDWDNARNTMVEVELFADYGFDEALLTQAEYIINVFGKAEGIVRIYEILGQIDRYAIQTNALERLVKRLVGYEHHRTLLDSLYAHSDDPYIPRLVTKISREMHTANQHDIETSLLKFSAEKGDNQALFYLAMSYRDGHSVEMNLSRAIELFEASSQAGFSKADCYLGLLYRDYDSIFDLDKALEHLEIASSAETGGCEFELAYTYDELVGDYEKAGYLYKVASANGDGAATNNLGLMYESGRGVSKDVEKAISLYLEAIKQGDSSGHVNLGRLYESGIDVEQDFSKAFSHYSKGVELKNDQAMHNLASMYLAGNYVEKNRHKANELFKRAALKGNQFSLFNLGNAYRYGRGEDIDINKALFNYKGSAEFGQARAFCELGEMYRDYPNIKNMELSERYFLEGAKAGVQKCQRELGYLYKNHFEKHEESVKWLKVAAAQGDVDANYSLGLAYDFGYGVEVDVYRAIDYYEQATKLGSDISPANLGYIYETGKHGTTINNRKALHYYEISAKRNNPQGMNNLATFYRYGIEVQQDLRKAFVLYTNSAKANNEFALNNLANMYLNAEGVQQDYGKAFELFERSSSLNFPDAIHSIGAMYFHGLGVEKNYSKAVEYLTRSSDLGNSSSSNELALIFSDEEFSGKDFQRAIQYFTLSYEQGSQEAPFNLALLYQRGVTLREDIPLAIQWFKKAFAAGNKKAADVLSEMYWYGNGVEKNEELAIYWIQRLAESQGYNSESFIGEHFFYGVNVEQSYERARHYFELAALEKDDIALNNLGEIYRFGLGIEKDQESAMIYYLESAAAGSIIAMYNLGEIYKEGQGVNKSNQQALEWFEKSAEGGYVEAMYAVSKLYMKGEAIQTEMSEANRWLLRAAQSGHVEAMFDIAKGVLEQENELTSRQQALKFLKDSAENGYEPAIEYLNDEVEYHN, from the coding sequence ATGCTGTTTAGGTATTTTTTCTTATATTTAGTTGTTTTTTTGCTATCGTCTTGCTCCTCTAACTTGCGCACTTATGATGGGCATGATGGTGAATCTAAAGAGGGAGAGAGAACTAAATCCTCTTCCTCACCTTTAGATCCCAAGATGATGAAAAACTGGAAAAGAGAAATAAAATCTTTTTACGATTCCTCTCCAACTTTAAATATTGCCCCTTATATTGTTGCTATAACATCAATAGAAGATTCTGTGTTGTCTGGTGATTGTAAAGCGGCGTCCATTCCGGAATTGGATAAATTACTTTCGTTAAATCCCAGCAGCTTGGTGGCAAACTACCTTCTAGGCGAGTGTTCAGAGAATAGCAGTGCGCCCCGATTTAGACAGAATGCCTTTGAAATTTACCAAACTTTGGCATCGGTAAAAAAAGGGCTTTCACCCGAGAGAGCCATTGAGATAAGAGAGGTCCTGGAAGCACCTCTTATACTGTCCTTTATGGGTGTTGATTTTTATGATATCGAATTGATTGAACACAAAGACTTTTTTTTGTACAAGTTGCATACATTTAATCCACATTCAAAAAAAATGGAACATCGGTATTTTTCAAACAAAAAGCTATTTAGTGATTTCGGGTTGAATGACATTAGCGTTTTAGATGAGGAAGAAGATTATAATTCTTTACCCTTAGTATTGTACTTTTCACAAATATATCCGTTTTTAGACAAGCTCTTTGCGAGAAATTTTTTAGCGCAGGGAGAGTATGCTGCTGTTATCAATATTCTGGAATCAAACTCAAAGGAAAGTTCAATATCATCATCGTTGTTAGCAGAAGCCTATATGAAAAATGATGATTGGGATAATGCAAGGAATACAATGGTCGAGGTCGAGCTTTTTGCTGATTATGGTTTTGATGAAGCACTGCTCACCCAGGCAGAATATATAATTAATGTGTTTGGAAAGGCTGAAGGAATAGTACGTATTTATGAAATTTTAGGTCAGATAGATCGGTATGCGATTCAGACTAATGCCTTGGAAAGATTAGTGAAGAGGTTGGTTGGTTATGAACATCATAGGACATTGTTGGATTCACTCTACGCACATAGTGATGATCCATACATACCCCGACTAGTGACTAAGATTTCTCGAGAAATGCATACCGCTAATCAGCACGACATTGAAACTTCCTTGCTGAAATTTTCGGCAGAGAAAGGTGATAATCAGGCACTATTTTACTTGGCCATGTCCTATAGAGATGGACACTCTGTCGAGATGAACTTGAGCAGAGCGATTGAGCTATTCGAAGCTTCGTCACAAGCAGGGTTTTCAAAGGCTGATTGTTATTTAGGATTACTTTATAGGGATTACGATTCAATATTTGACTTGGATAAGGCTCTAGAACATTTAGAGATAGCGTCGAGCGCCGAAACTGGAGGATGTGAGTTTGAGTTGGCGTACACCTATGATGAGTTAGTAGGTGACTATGAAAAAGCTGGATATTTGTACAAAGTTGCATCTGCTAATGGAGATGGTGCCGCTACAAACAATCTTGGATTAATGTATGAAAGTGGAAGAGGTGTCTCGAAAGATGTTGAGAAAGCGATTTCTCTTTATTTGGAGGCTATTAAGCAAGGAGACTCATCGGGTCATGTTAATTTAGGACGGTTGTATGAGTCTGGTATAGATGTAGAGCAAGATTTCTCAAAGGCTTTTTCTCATTACTCAAAGGGAGTAGAGCTGAAAAATGATCAAGCTATGCACAACCTTGCAAGTATGTACCTCGCGGGAAATTATGTCGAAAAAAACCGACATAAAGCAAATGAGCTTTTCAAAAGAGCAGCGTTAAAAGGCAACCAGTTTTCTCTATTTAATCTTGGCAACGCATACCGCTATGGTAGAGGAGAAGATATTGATATTAATAAAGCCCTATTCAATTATAAAGGCTCTGCGGAATTCGGACAAGCAAGGGCTTTTTGTGAGCTCGGTGAAATGTATAGAGACTACCCAAACATTAAGAATATGGAGTTATCTGAGCGATATTTCTTGGAAGGCGCTAAAGCTGGCGTTCAGAAGTGTCAGCGTGAATTAGGATACTTGTATAAAAATCATTTCGAGAAGCATGAGGAATCTGTTAAGTGGTTAAAAGTGGCGGCAGCGCAAGGAGATGTTGATGCGAACTATAGCTTAGGATTGGCATATGATTTCGGCTATGGCGTTGAAGTGGATGTATATCGGGCAATTGATTATTACGAACAAGCCACTAAATTGGGAAGCGATATTTCTCCTGCAAATCTCGGATATATTTATGAGACCGGAAAGCATGGAACAACTATCAATAATCGAAAAGCGCTGCATTACTATGAAATTTCTGCTAAAAGAAATAATCCTCAAGGCATGAATAATCTGGCGACTTTTTATCGCTACGGAATAGAAGTTCAACAGGACCTAAGAAAAGCATTTGTTTTATATACAAATTCGGCGAAAGCGAATAACGAGTTTGCATTAAATAACTTGGCAAATATGTACCTAAATGCTGAAGGAGTACAGCAGGACTATGGAAAGGCTTTTGAGCTCTTTGAACGCTCTTCATCACTTAACTTCCCAGACGCCATACACTCTATAGGGGCAATGTACTTTCATGGTCTTGGAGTAGAAAAAAACTACTCAAAGGCTGTTGAATATCTGACTCGCTCATCTGATCTGGGTAATAGCAGTTCTTCAAATGAGCTGGCATTGATTTTTTCTGATGAAGAGTTTTCAGGGAAGGACTTTCAACGGGCCATACAATACTTCACTTTATCTTACGAACAAGGTAGTCAAGAAGCTCCTTTCAATCTTGCATTATTGTATCAACGAGGTGTGACTTTAAGGGAAGACATACCATTAGCAATTCAATGGTTCAAGAAAGCATTTGCAGCCGGAAATAAGAAAGCTGCTGATGTGCTTTCTGAAATGTATTGGTACGGTAATGGGGTAGAGAAAAATGAAGAGTTAGCTATTTACTGGATTCAAAGGCTGGCAGAATCCCAAGGATACAATAGTGAATCTTTTATTGGCGAACATTTCTTCTATGGTGTCAATGTTGAGCAAAGTTATGAGAGAGCACGCCACTATTTCGAATTGGCCGCTTTGGAAAAAGATGATATTGCTCTGAATAATTTAGGAGAAATCTACCGATTTGGTCTTGGAATTGAGAAAGATCAAGAGTCGGCCATGATTTACTATCTGGAATCTGCCGCAGCTGGTTCTATCATTGCGATGTATAATCTTGGCGAGATATACAAAGAAGGTCAGGGAGTAAATAAAAGCAATCAACAGGCTCTAGAATGGTTTGAAAAATCAGCTGAGGGTGGATATGTTGAGGCAATGTACGCTGTTAGCAAATTGTACATGAAGGGGGAGGCCATACAAACTGAGATGAGTGAAGCCAATCGGTGGTTACTTAGAGCTGCACAAAGTGGACACGTAGAAGCAATGTTTGATATCGCCAAGGGCGTCTTGGAGCAGGAGAATGAGCTAACGAGTCGGCAGCAAGCCCTGAAATTTTTGAAGGATAGCGCAGAAAATGGATACGAACCGGCTATTGAGTACCTTAATGACGAGGTTGAGTACCATAATTAG